From a region of the Tachypleus tridentatus isolate NWPU-2018 chromosome 1, ASM421037v1, whole genome shotgun sequence genome:
- the LOC143248957 gene encoding uncharacterized protein LOC143248957, whose translation MVHSCCAFNCSNRHGQVENVSYYRFPKDPDRRRRWIAAVNRKNWTPTEHNRLCSKHFVSGTKSDDPLSPDYVPSIFHFTRSALKRRKAAELCKCENRKEVTKRRKEQQKRHEAAAGLLDLAFIESAGTAATDSSCTDSADELEATYNNFDLCTSQYTTETCMQTEISFTDVVGLESECQQLRNEVLHYKSIAKANCFEDATFANDDEKVKYCTGMPSYAVMMIIFNQIYRYFRDTQSVSKFQQFILTLMRLRMDVAGAYMGLLHPVPSLFPHTWLFQHLSGVLQVMKSQRQPFTCE comes from the exons ATGGTACACtcgtgttgtgcatttaactgttcaaatcgacatggacaggtggaaaatgtgtcatactacagatttcctaaagatcccgaccgaagaagacgatggattgcagctgtcaataggaaaaactggacacccacagagcacaacagactttgtagtaaacattttgtgtcag ggacgaagagtgatgatcccctatcacctgactatgtaccttccatatttcattttacacgttctgccctgaagagaaggaaagctgctgaattgtgtaaatgtgaaaacaggaaagaagttaccaaaaggagaaaagaacaacaaaagagacaTGAAGCTGCTGCTGGGCTGCTTGACCTTGCTTTCATAGAATCTGCTGGCACTGCTGCCACTGATAGCAGCTGTACTGATTCTGCTGATGAACTTGAagctacatataataattttgacttgtgtacatcacaatatacaactgAGACATGTATGCAGACGGAAATATCATTCACAGACGTAGTTGGACTTGAATCTGAATGCCAACAGTTGCGGAATGAAGTCCTCCACTATAAAAGTATAGCAAAAGCGAACTGTTTCGAAGATGCTACTTTTGCAAATGACGACGAGAAGGTCAAATACTGTACAGGTATGCCGTCATATGCAGTGATGATGATCATATTCAACCAAATTTACAGATATTTCCGAGATACACAGTCAGTCTCTAAATTTCAACAATTCATATTGACACTCATGAGACTGCGAATGGATGTGGCGGGAGCATATATGGGTCTCCTACACCCAGTTCCTTCACTTTTTCCTCATACCTGGCTTTTTCAGCACCTGTCAGGtgtgctacaagtgatgaaaagccagcggcagccatttacatgtgaatag